The following are encoded in a window of Onthophagus taurus isolate NC chromosome 3, IU_Otau_3.0, whole genome shotgun sequence genomic DNA:
- the LOC111417523 gene encoding trypsin-3-like, translating to MVYPPVFSSNILNQISTMVVILQVHNIFGANTNISQDIRIINGSYAFYQEHFSYQVSLSKFGQHFCGGTILNLEYIVTAAHCIYNNRRPSDITVNLGSLKQGLGVRRKVTDIFMHPGYDNKNLRHDIAILKIPSLGNFTNFIKNITLPDSSPKAGTNCTVAGWGVTETSDSGTLHLKYAKVPIISTPRCRASYKDQLKKEMFCAGYLEGGSDACQGDSGGGLICDQILTGVVSWGHECGEKYYPGVYTDVFYYKDWIRSKSNCLKLISSHLIIFICLFINLLLLK from the exons atGGTTTATCCACctgttttttcttcaaatattttaaatcaaatttccACTATGGTGGTAATACTACAAGTTCATAATATTTTCGGTGCAAATACAAATATTAGTCAAGATATTCGAATTATTAATGGAAGCTATGCTTTTTATCAAGAACATTTTTCTTATCAG gtaTCGTTATCGAAATTTGGCCAACATTTTTGCGGCggaacaattttaaatttggaataCATCGTAACAGCGGCTCATTGCATTTATAACAATCGAAGACCGTCGGATATTACGGTCAATTTAGGAAGTTTAAAGCAAGGTTTAGGCGTTAGAAGAAAAGTTACGGACATTTTTATGCACCCCGgttatgataataaaaatttaagacacGACATCGCAATTCTTAAG ataccttcattaggaaattttactaattttataaaaaatattacattacCCGATTCATCTCCAAAAGCAGGAACTAATTGTACTGTAGCTGGATGGGGTGTAACTGAAACg TCCGATTCGGGAACATTGCATTTAAAATACGCTAAAGTTCCAATTATTTCGACACCTCGGTGTAGAGCTAGTTATAAGgatcaattaaaaaaggaGATGTTTTGTGCTGGTTATTTAGAAGGAGGATCTGATGCTTGccaa GGCGACTCCGGTGGTGGATTAATTTGCGATCAAATATTAACTGGAGTGGTTTCTTGGGGTCACGAATGTGGCGAAAAATATTATCCAGGTGTCTACACcgatgttttttattataaagattGGATCCGTTCAAAAtctaattgtttaaaattaatttcgtcgcatcttattatttttatttgtttatttattaatttgttgttattaaaataa
- the LOC111417527 gene encoding organic cation/carnitine transporter 2 has protein sequence MLIVFKSEMNEVDEKADEKLNQKYNEKVDFDDILELVGGYGRFQRRFNYIFNVLFLALVCMVISNLFLALSVPKHWCYVPGRENTNFTIEQWKEITIPRNQSGENLKNDFASCKMYRNFSLDQNEIVDCQFGYDFDTTWYTETFAMKQKWVCGNEINVANAFFFQKLGDIFGGLIFGPIGDQYGRRLIFYLTFTILFVSRLAMLLTSSSTTLFMITCFLSGSATFGVFQSSLVIALEICHRKVHAYMAMCQCVGWAIGFCIMPFIMWYLKEWKSFILMTTIPSGIFFFSHRFMIESPRWLFNKGKRKKCLMAMRKIGKINGVDVGDELESMVLIGNELKPEKVYGAMSIFSHWRFAKNSIILIMGWAIENVVYYILTMNIINLGGNPFMNFFWQGLAEIPGNVLGKIAADKIGRKWSAFIAYVGLAFGTLPILFTVYDKNYEYITLIFGVCLKFLLTFAFYAINLQALETFPTAVRQSGTSVGGVTANIFGLLGPYIVYLGTTTNASIPYLISFTLAIAYAFSLLFLPETLGEKLPDTLNDAHVFGKDQPFFYFPKRMHSMVPNKENTQKIS, from the exons ATGTTAATTGTGTTCAAGAGTGAGATGAATGAGGTTGATGAAAAAGCCGATGAAaaacttaatcaaaaatataatgaaaaagttgattttgatgatattttggaattaGTTGGAGGATATGGACGTTTTCAAAGAAGATTTAATTACATATTTAACGTATTGTTTTTGGCTTTGGTATGTATGGTAATTAGCAATCTATTTTTGGCCTTGAGTGTACCCAAACATTGGTGTTATGTGCCGGGTAGAGAAAACACCAATTTTACTATAGAACAATGGAAAGAAATTACAATTCCAag aaatcAATCgggtgaaaatttaaaaaatgattttgcatCTTGTAAAATGTATCGAAATTTCAGTTTGGATCAAAACGAAATTGTTG ATTGTCAATTTGGATACGATTTTGATACAACATGGTACACAGAAACCTTCGCTATGAAACAGAAATGGGTTTGTGGTAACGAGATAAATGTGGCAAATGctttcttttttcaaaaattaggaGACATTTTTGGAGGTTTAATTTTTGGTCCAATAGGAGATCA atatggtcgccgattaattttttatttaaccttCACAATATTATTTGTGAGTCGCCTCGCAATGTTGCTCACAAGCTCATCAACAACACTCTTCATGATAACGTGTTTTTTAAGTGGCTCAGCAACATTTGGTGTATTCCAATCATCATTGGTGATAGCATTAGAAATTTGTCATCGAAAAGTTCACGCTTACATGGCAATGTGTCAATGTGTTGGCTGGGCAATTGGTTTTTGTATTATGCCATTTATAATGTGGTATTTAAAAGAATGGAAATCATTTATACTGATGACAACGATTCCGAGcggaattttctttttctctcaTCGTTTCATGATCGAATCGCCCCGATGGTTATTTAATAAAGGAAAAcgaaagaaatgtttaatgGCGAtgagaaaaattggaaaaattaatgGGGTTGATGTTGGTGATGAACTAGAAAGCATGGTTTTGATTGGAAATGAATTGAAACCCGAAAAGGTTTATGGGGCGATGAGTATCTTTTCGCATTGGAGGTTTGctaaaaattcaattattttaattatgggTTGGGCTATTGAGAATGTAGtgtattatattttaacgatgaatattattaatttgggTGGAAACCCTTTCATGAATTTCTTCTGGCAAGGATTAGCTGAAATTCCTGGGAATGTTTTGGGGAAAATAGCTGCTGATAAAATTGGAAGGAAATGGTCCGCTTTTATCGCATATGTTGGGCTTGCTTTCGGAACTCTTCCCATTTTATTTACAGTTTATG ataaaaattatgaatacaTCACATTAATCTTTGGggtttgtttaaaattcttgCTCACGTTTGCTTTTTATGCTATTAATTTACAAGCTTTGGAAACATTTCCTACTGCAGTTAGGCAAAGTGGAACTTCCGTTGGAGGTGTTACAGCTAATATATTTGGATTATTAGGTCCTTACATAGTTTATTTA GGAACAACAACAAACGCATCCATTCCTTACTTAATTTCTTTCACCTTAGCAATTGCTTATGcattttcacttttatttttacctgAAACTTTAGGTGAAAAGCTTCCAGACACATTAAACGATGCTCATGTATTCGGTAAAGAtcaaccttttttttatttcccaaAACGAATGCATTCAATGGTCccaaataaagaaaatactcaaaaaataagttaa